One part of the Mauremys mutica isolate MM-2020 ecotype Southern chromosome 21, ASM2049712v1, whole genome shotgun sequence genome encodes these proteins:
- the LOC123354244 gene encoding transcription factor HES-5-like, with amino-acid sequence MAPSNSFMAHVEEKLLPKEKNKLRKPVVEKMRRDRINSSIEQLKLLLEKEFQRHQPNSKLEKADILEVAVGYLNQQSQLQAQMVSQKSPEQDFNTGYLQCLKEALHFLSYCESKKEAQARLIKHFCKAQTIPDNLCSPPMYSPPSLPCLGPRKHPSQKNIPMAVAAIWRPW; translated from the exons ATGGCTCCCAGCAACAGCTTCATGGCCCATGTGGAGGAGAAACTGCTGCCAAAAGAGAAGAATAAA CTCAGGAAGCCAGTGGTGGAGAAAATGCGCCGGGACCGGATTAACAGCAGCATCGAGCAGCTGAAACTCCTGCTGGAGAAGGAGTTCCAGAGACACCAGCCCAACTCCAAGCTGGAGAAAGCCGACATCCTGGAAGTGGCCGTCGGCTACCTGAACCAGCAGAGCCAGCTGCAGGCACAAA TGGTCAGTCAGAAGAGCCCAGAACAGGATTTTAACACTGGTTACCTGCAGTGCCTGAAGGAAGCTCTGCATTTCCTCTCCTACTGTGAGTCTAAGAAGGAAGCTCAGGCCCGGCTGATCAAGCATTTCTGCAAAGCTCAGACAATTCCAGACAACCTGTGCTCACCCCCCATGTACAGCCCACCTTCATTGCCGTGTCTGGGACCCAGGAAGCATCCTTCCCAGAAGAACATCCCCATGGCTGTTGCTGCCATCTGGAGACCATGGTAG